Proteins encoded within one genomic window of Suricata suricatta isolate VVHF042 chromosome 17, meerkat_22Aug2017_6uvM2_HiC, whole genome shotgun sequence:
- the UTS2R gene encoding urotensin-2 receptor: MALSPQPASSFPEPSAAPNASLNSSWASPTEPSSLEDLVATGAIGAVLLAMGVVGVAGNVYTLVVMCRFLHASASMYVYVVNLALADLLYLFSIPFIVATYVTKEWHFGDMGCRVLFSLDFLTMHASIFTLTVMSSERYAAVLRPLDTVQRSKGYRKVLALGTWLLALLLTLPMMLAIRLVHRGHKSLCLPVWGPRAHRAYLTLLFGTSIVGPGTVIGLLYVRLARAYWLSQRASLMQTRRLPNPRVLYLILGIVLLFWACFLPFWLWQLLAQYHGAQPLTPRTARIINYLTTCLTYGNSCVNPFLYTLLTKNYREYRQRSLLARGARGPTAAGHSLLCRVRFQRSSGRSLSSSSQQATETITLSQAASRVVCA, translated from the coding sequence ATGGCGCTGAGCCCCCAGCCAGCGAGCAGCTTCCCCGAGCCATCTGCTGCCCCCAATGCATCCCTCAACAGCTCGTGGGCCAGCCCCACGGAGCCCAGCTCCCTGGAGGACCTGGTGGCCACGGGGGCCATCGGGGCGGTGCTCTTGGCCATGGGCGTGGTGGGTGTGGCCGGCAACGTGTACACACTGGTGGTCATGTGCCGCTTCCTGCATGCCTCGGCCTCCATGTACGTCTATGTCGTCAACCTGGCGCTGGCTGACCTACTCTACCTGTTCAGCATCCCCTTCATCGTGGCCACCTATGTCACCAAGGAGTGGCACTTCGGCGACATGGGCTGTCGAGTTCTCTTCAGCCTGGACTTCCTGACGATGCACGCCAGCATCTTCACCCTGACCGTCATGAGCAGCGAGCGCTACGCAGCAGTGCTGAGGCCCCTGGACACGGTGCAGCGCTCCAAGGGTTACCGCAAGGTCCTCGCCCTGGGCACGTGGCTGCTGGCGCTGCTGCTGACGCTGCCCATGATGCTGGCCATCCGACTGGTCCACAGGGGCCACAAGAGCCTCTGCCTCCCTGTGTGGGGCCCACGTGCCCACCGCGCCTACCTGACCCTGCTCTTCGGGACCAGCATCGTGGGGCCAGGCACGGTCATCGGGCTGCTGTATGTGCGCCTGGCGCGGGCCTACTGGCTGTCCCAGAGGGCCTCCTTGATGCAGACACGGCGGCTGCCCAACCCCAGGGTGCTCTACCTCATCCTGGGCATCGTGCTGCTCTTCTGGGCCTGCTTCCTGCCGTTCTGGCTGTGGCAGCTACTGGCCCAGTACCACGGGGCCCAGCCGCTCACGCCGCGCACTGCACGCATCATCAACTACTTGACCACCTGCCTCACCTATGGCAATAGCTGCGTCAACCCCTTCCTCTACACGCTGCTCACCAAGAACTACCGCGAGTACCGCCAGCGCTCGCTCCTCGCCAGGGGCGCCCGAGGGCCCACCGCTGCCGGCCACTCCCTGCTGTGCCGCGTCCGTTTCCAGCGCAGCTCCGGCCGCTCACTGTCCTCCAGCAGCCAGCAGGCCACCGAGACCATCACCCTGTCCCAGGCAGCCTCTAGAGTGGTCTGCGCCTGA
- the TEX19 gene encoding testis-expressed protein 19 yields the protein MCPPVSVRYEDQGLSCLHASWTYQLHHGDRPALCFACFKAAFLELRDLLELEDWEDEDWDPEPLDQAEPETGPSGGQEAGPDHHVVPTELDPQDAAPLGLGPEDANWTQGLPWRLRGSPTCFHWQGFTKVNRSLGEAMVLELGTTRAMDAAEAEAQLMDLRAVSAVGGHDNVYLQRMVPDCLTRTAAWCWELVLDAGEVWAVRLQDAPPKQDLHLGQLSILESSPPGQEEGLVPADTALLKRGFIILSYTTWKQRRAEEGASASGPQSSFSREWDAGTGSSGTEGPRPK from the coding sequence ATGTGCCCCCCGGTCAGCGTGCGGTATGAGGACCAGGGCTTGTCCTGCCTGCACGCATCCTGGACGTACCAGCTTCATCATGGCGACCGGCCGGCGCTTTGCTTCGCCTGCTTCAAGGCTGCCTTCCTGGAGCTCAGAGACCTGCTGGAATTGGAAGACTGGGAGGACGAAGACTGGGACCCTGAGCCGCTGGACCAGGCTGAGCCGGAGACGGGGCCGAGCGGCGGGCAGGAGGCGGGCCCGGACCACCACGTCGTGCCCACCGAGCTGGACCCTCAGGACGCTGCACCCCTGGGCCTGGGCCCTGAGGATGCCAACTGGACCCAGGGCCTCCCCTGGAGGCTCAGGGGGTCCCCCACCTGCTTCCACTGGCAGGGCTTTACCAAAGTGAACCGGTCCCTGGGGGAGGCCATGGTGTTGGAGCTGGGCACCACCCGGGCCATGGACGCTGCCGAGGCCGAGGCCCAGCTGATGGACCTGCGGGCCGTCTCCGCGGTGGGCGGCCACGACAACGTCTACCTGCAGAGGATGGTGCCGGACTGCCTCACGAGGACAGCGGCCTGGTGCTGGGAGCTGGTGCTGGATGCTGGTGAGGTGTGGGCGGTGCGGCTCCAAGACGCACCCCCCAAGCAGGACCTGCACCTCGGGCAGCTGAGCATTCTGGAGTCCTCTCCTCCGGGCCAGGAGGAAGGGCTGGTCCCTGCGGACACGGCCCTGCTCAAGAGGGGGTTCATCATCCTCTCTTACACAACCTGGaaacagagaagggcagaggagggggcctCCGCGTCTGGGCCACAGTCCTCATTCTCCCGGGAGTGGGATGCCGGGACCGGGAGCAGCGGAACTGAGGGCCCGAGGCCCAAGTGA